One region of Bactrocera neohumeralis isolate Rockhampton chromosome 5, APGP_CSIRO_Bneo_wtdbg2-racon-allhic-juicebox.fasta_v2, whole genome shotgun sequence genomic DNA includes:
- the LOC126760451 gene encoding uncharacterized protein LOC126760451 isoform X1 yields the protein MEQEDSCRPVPAPRRLYPELRKTDYENVTVELINKNLNINSENIHTVTNCTEKVPNNKIFFGTHSDQEDAGSVGTRKSILTETNDLYGPNANEEVTAAPIYATPTPAPRPRKPQNTDFENANSIYENTALRSPSPKTPSLYPQLPRATGAISKETSPNTSTASSPSNNRSAMRKAPDLPPKTYLSVERERANRAQRYSIGSEVSTTSSYNVTMDGGGSAFGERSFSGSYKQKSASNATLNSSLDGSNESGDNAKFKSPSPGYVSDVGGKCNLNRYVSHNASDISAHDDDYDVDDDVEVDIAFDSDDSGRNNNTNSNQLNNQFTGIAAGNQTTNDKSAFTALTNAPDTNAIACNQTKVNNELLKSIGSTSKLLTESIGERVALKTKGIKNKFDKNFSTISSETAQRLRSVGKNFNTNFTLTKKEKDKEKEKATAQFHTERPQTLPPNDQVFGSISFTSPLNHKTDGVEDLSASAADCSYDLPRNLRAARSDLDLPAPPSYEDALKTAPQTSFARNAPISKSVMVPKHIAAEAASVALKKQRSNTSLQNVTEETHATDNSSVGTSRDSMDLPSPPMPNFPAPTLPKEVVAEISDGLYGKLKPIQPPQRLKRRKNYEEIQLRRALDTPSPVGGASLRPNVDSAELQQLNMEAAAAEREESMLLHKQILAAERRMPNPDRSDSWEYIADSVEESVCSTPEPVYANEDATYGRVFEMATSSKSAATQANRNYENTTISRPSTSRMQANNFGHTKTAEVEGAVGGCMAAPVEIIQEFDPLSSRKAATICNSDKSNQLLLLEHLLEEDIYGTVSGDQVKSDDDVSMCTSEEDNQTAVTGTTTAIVSQQPATVVLPTPSNKPTTTNSVRDSQIQIVHQNAQLLSESMENMLDDEEERVRPYLSRVEEQPASGSNVDLSRSGDNRTQWFVQDNNKENNEQQRRNPFNKLNIVGDGPPSYLEAIGADGRPPFTPNEQKSRASRFMNTVNVFSTNVKQRVGAITRKSSFKMAPKSDVKVTLQMVPRPTLSPMLVRYEGPLIRFPSGVVEDILKEMQNRKAILRDRQFQTFLDQEMKTPKETIPLDCITTLQCVSNSRVTDNSTHFYCFEITTAIPKNQSSSGNVQAMSNPNLVMTSTSSGNCKHQRVAHLYGVSKESERGIWMQKLLESLTNTIPPKYLCHYYRAGWCYLKNSITSEWSGTWLVLKKNQRRLIFVSEAAGNLEKMDLRKARCIVLKDSDETIRNLHVESGPTLMIDCPPFTVYMIMSSPRETKIWRHIIREVAHNNGFSLIDQQLTKFNVPVIVDKCINFVYIHGSMSEGIYRKSGSENSILKLLSAFRADAFNVEITRNEYNEHDVANVLKRFMRDLPERLMGKLSESFMCVTELTKASEKIQAYKELLARLSVIERETLKKIVGHLAFISSQKTKNKMSTKNLTMIWGPTLLQNHHQQEEMVYSQKEADVLTDLITLYKNLFPLTPEEMKKEQEMLMCLQKYYAAAETMADSVKKSGDLKMWVVLNAKPELTNEEKDQVNVTITPTRTAYDICRELAPKMHMSTHQVSLHEVILNDCLERPLHHDTKVFDVVLNWSYWPEDDRKNNYLVVKPIDTLREVQRAVKNLATVTPGKELKFADNRTKSFKSLLCELRDGKIVISKKDKNDKTTIVREIFLHSTTAYLGFEKKRDFPWSWAITFVERTQTQILRSRDSPFIGHVLAGSEWVDRTIWYSSIWYSLYGDNILPPAEIILK from the exons ATGGAACAGGAGGACTCTTGCCGACCCGTACCCGCGCCGCGTCGCCTCTACCCCGAGCTGCGCAAAACCGACTATGAAAACGTCACCGTCGAGTTGATTAATAAAAATCTCAACATCAATTCGGAAAACATACACACAGTCACAAATTGCACCGAAAAAGtgccaaataataaaatcttcTTCGGCACGCACTCGGATCAAGAAGATGCCGGCAGCGTCGGCACACGCAAGTCCATACTAACAGAAACAAATGACTTGTATGGACCCAATGCAAATGAGGAGGTCACGGCCGCACCCATCTATGCCACACCTACACCGGCGCCGCGGCCACGTAAACCCCAAAACACGGACTTCGAGAACGCCAACAGCATCTACGAGAATACAGCTTTACGCAGCCCCTCGCCAAAAACGCCGTCACTCTATCCACAACTGCCGCGCGCCACCGGCGCCATCAGCAAGGAAACTTCACCCAATACATCGACAGCATCATCGCCATCGAACAATCGCTCGGCGATGCGTAAAGCGCCCGATTTGCCGCCGAAGACTTACCTCAGCGTAGAACGGGAGCGCGCCAATCGCGCACAGCGCTATTCCATCGGCAGCGAAGTGTCCACCACGAGCAGTTACAATGTGACCATGGATGGTGGCGGCAGCGCTTTTGGTGAGCGCTCATTCAGCGGCAGCTACAAACAGAAATCGGCCTCCAATGCAACGCTGAATTCATCCTTGGACGGTTCGAATGAGAGCGGCGATAATGCGAAATTCAAATCACCTTCACCCGGGTATGTAAGCGACGTAGGTGGCAAATGCAATCTGAACCGTTATGTGTCGCACAATGCTAGTGATATTAGCGCACACGATGATGATTACGATGTTGACGATGACGTTGAGGTTGATATTGCATTTGATAGCGACGATAGTggccgcaacaacaacaccaacagcaaccaATTGAACAATCAATTCACTGGCATTGCCGCTGGCAACCAAACGACAAACGACAAAAGCGCATTCACTGCACTCACCAATGCCCCTGACACCAACGCAATTGCGTGCAATCAAACTAAAGTCAACAA TGAACTCTTGAAATCCATTGGTTCCACATCGAAACTACTCACCGAATCCATCGGCGAGCGTGTGGCGCTCAAAACTAAGGGCATAAAGAACAAGTTCGATAAGAATTTCAGCACGATCAGCAGTGAGACGGCACAACGTTTGCGTAGCGTCGGTAAAAACTTCAATACAAACTTCACGCTGACCAAAAAGGAGAAGGACAAAGAGAAGGAGAAGGCCACAGCGCAATTCCACACGGAACGTCCACAAACACTGCCACCCAACGATCAAGTCTTCGGCTCCATCTCCTTCACAAGCCCATTGAATCACAAAACCGACGGCGTTGAAGATCTGTCCGCCAGCGCCGCTGATTGCTCATATGATTTGCCGCGTAATTTAAGAGCGGCGCGCAGCGATTTGGATCTACCCGCGCCACCATCTTATGAAGACGCCCTCAAAACTGCGCCACAAACATCATTCGCACGTAACGCACCCATTAGTAAGTCGGTGATGGTGCCCAAACATATAGCCGCTGAGGCGGCCAGTGTGGCGCTGAAGAAGCAACGCAGCAATACGAGTCTGCAAAATGTCACAGAGGAGACACATGCAACGGACAACAGTTCAGTTGGCACTTCGCGCGACTCAATGGATTTACCATCGCCGCCAATGCCCAACTTTCCAGCGCCGACGTTGCCGAAAGAAGTGGTGGCCGAGATTTCGGATGGACTGTATGGCAAACTCAAGCCCATACAGCCACCACAACGGCTGAAGCGACGTAAGAATTATGAAGAAATACAACTGCGACGTGCGCTGGACACCCCATCACCGGTCGGTGGCGCCTCCTTACGTCCAAATGTTGATTCGGCTGAGCTGCAACAATTGAATATGGAAGCTGCAGCTGCGGAACGCGAAGAATCTATGTTGTTGCACAAACAGATACTTGCCGCCGAGCGGCGTATGCCGAATCCCGACCGCAGTGACTCTTGGGAGTATATCGCTGATAGTGTGGAGGAGAGCGTGTGCTCAACACCAGAGCCGGTATATGCCAACGAGGATGCCACCTATGGTAGGGTATTCGAAATGGCCACAAGCAGCAAATCAGCAGCGACACAAGCAAATAGAAACTACGAAAATACCACGATTAGCAGACCTTCGACATCGCGTATGCAGGCAAATAATTTTGGCCATACGAAAACTGCCGAGGTGGAAGGCGCAGTTGGCGGTTGTATGGCAGCACCTGTCGAAATTATACAAGAATTCGATCCGCTTTCCAGTCGCAAAGCCGCCACAATCTGCAACTCAGATAAAAGCAATCAGCTCTTGCTTTTGGAGCATCTGCTCGAGGAGGATATATACGGCACAGTTTCGGGAGATCAAGTGAAATCCGATGACGATGTTAGCATGTGTACATCAGAGGAAGACAATCAGACTGCGGTTACCGGCACCACAACGGCTATAGTGTCGCAGCAGCCAGCCACAGTGGTGCTGCCTACACCGAGCAACAAGCCCACCACCACAAACAGCGTCAGAGATTCTCAAATACAGATTGTGCATCAAAACGCACAGCTGCTCTCGGAGAGCATGGAAAACATGCTGGACGATGAGGAGGAACGCGTGCGACCCTACTTAAGCCGAGTTGAGGAACAACCCGCAAGCGGCAGTAACGTAGACTTATCCCGCAGTGGCGATAATCGCACACAATGGTTCGTGCAGGAcaacaataaagaaaacaatGAGCAGCAAAGACGTAATCCCTTCAACAAGCTGAATATCGTCGGCGATGGTCCACCATCCTATTTGGAAGCTATTGGCGCTGATGGCCGTCCACCATTCACGCCTAACGAACAAAAATCACGTGCGTCACGTTTCATGAACACCGTTAATGTATTCTCCACCAATGTTAAACAACGCGTCGGTGCGATCACGCGTAAGAGCAGTTTCAAAATGGCACCCAAATCGGATGTGAAGGTTACGCTACAGATGGTGCCACGTCCCACACTCTCGCCAATGCTCGTGCGTTACGAGGGACCGTTGATACGTTTTCCATCCGGTGTTGTAGAAGATATACTGAAAGAGATGCAAAATCGTAAGGCCATACTGCGCGATCGCCAATTTCAAACATTCCTCGATCAGGAGATGAAGACACCCAAAGAAACCATACCACTCGATTGCATTACGACTTTGCAGTGTGTAAGCAATAGTCGTGTAACTGATAATTCGACACATTTCTATTGCTTTGAAATTACCACAGCAATTCCGAAGAATCAATCGAGTTCGGGTAATGTGCAGGCAATGTCGAATCCGAATCTGGTTATGACGAGTACCTCGTCGGGCAACTGCAAGCATCAGCGTGTGGCACATCTGTATGGTGTGAGCAAGGAATCAGAGCG CGGCATTTGGATGCAAAAGTTGTTAGAAAGCCTAACCAATACCATACCACCGAAATATCTCTGCCATTACTATCGTGCCGGTTGGTGTTATCTGAAGAATTCGATAACCTCCGAGTGGAGCGGCACTTGGCTCGTGTTGAAGAAGAatcagagacgtttgatattcGTAAGTGAAGCTGCCGGAAATCTGGAGAAAATGGATCTACGCAAAGCGCGCTGCATAG TGCTCAAAGACAGCGATGAAACGATACGCAACTTACACGTCGAGTCTGGTCCGACGCTTATGATAGACTGTCCACCATTTACGGTATATATGATTATGTCCTCACCCCGCGAAACTAAAATTTGGCGTCACATCATCCGCGAAGTGGCACACAATAATGGCTTTTCGCTGATCGATCAACAATTAACTAAATTCAATGTTCCCGTTATTGTGGATAAATGCATCAATTTCGTTTATATACACGGTTCCATGTCGGAGGGTATTTATCGCAAATCCGGCTCCGAAAATTCCATATTAAAGCTATTATCTGCCTTCCGTGCCGACGCCTTCAATGTCGAGATCACACGAAACGAATATAACGAACACGATGTGGCTAACGTTTTGAAGCGTTTCATGCGCGATCTGCCTGAACGTTTGATGGGTAAACTCTCCGAGAGCTTTATGTGTGTGACTGAACTCACGAAAGCGTCCGAGAAGATACAAGCGTACAAAGAACTCTTGGCACGTCTGAGTGTGATCGAACGTGAGACTCTGAAGAAAATTGTCGGACATTTGGCATTTATAAGTTCAcagaaaacgaaaaacaagATGAGTACGAAAAATCTGACAATGATTTGGGGTCCTACGCTGTTACAAAATCAC CATCAGCAAGAGGAAATGGTTTACTCACAGAAGGAGGCTGATGTCTTGACTGATCTAATAacactttacaaaaatttatttcctttgaCGCCGGAGGAAATG AAAAAGGAGCAAGAAATGCTGATGTGCTTGCAGAAATACTATGCGGCCGCAGAAACGATGGCAGACTCTGTGAAAAAGTCAGGCGATTTGAAGATGTGGGTGGTTCTAAATGCCAAACCAGAGCTTACAAATGAG GAAAAGGATCAGGTCAATGTCACAATCACACCCACCCGCACCGCCTACGACATCTGCCGCGAGCTAGCGCCCAAAATGCATATGTCCACCCACCAAGTATCCCTGCACGAAGTCATTTTGAACGATTGTTTAGAGCGTCCGCTACACCATGACACAAAAGTATTCGACGTCGTGCTCAATTGGTCCTACTGGCCCGAGGATGATCGCAAAAACAATTATCTCGTTGTCAAGCCGATCGATACGCTGCGCGAAGTACAACGTGCCGTTAAAAATCTGGCAACCGTAACACCCGGCAAAGAACTGAAATTCGCCGATAATCGCACGAAGTCCTTCAAATCCTTGCTCTGCGAGTTACGCGACGGAAAAATTGTGATATcgaaaaaagacaaaaatgaCAAAACCACCATTGTGCGTGAGATCTTCTTGCACAGCACCACAGCGTATTTGGGCTTTGAGAAGAAACGCGACTTTCCGTGGAGCTGGGCCATCACTTTCGTCGAGCGCACGCAAACGCAGATTTTGAG ATCACGCGATTCACCCTTCATTGGTCATGTGTTAGCAGGCAGCGAGTGGGTCGACCGCACGATCTGGTACTCCAGCATTTGGTATAGCTTGTATGGCGACAATATACTGCCACCGGCGGAAATTATTCTCAAGTAG
- the LOC126760451 gene encoding uncharacterized protein LOC126760451 isoform X2, with the protein MEQEDSCRPVPAPRRLYPELRKTDYENVTVELINKNLNINSENIHTVTNCTEKVPNNKIFFGTHSDQEDAGSVGTRKSILTETNDLYGPNANEEVTAAPIYATPTPAPRPRKPQNTDFENANSIYENTALRSPSPKTPSLYPQLPRATGAISKETSPNTSTASSPSNNRSAMRKAPDLPPKTYLSVERERANRAQRYSIGSEVSTTSSYNVTMDGGGSAFGERSFSGSYKQKSASNATLNSSLDGSNESGDNAKFKSPSPGELLKSIGSTSKLLTESIGERVALKTKGIKNKFDKNFSTISSETAQRLRSVGKNFNTNFTLTKKEKDKEKEKATAQFHTERPQTLPPNDQVFGSISFTSPLNHKTDGVEDLSASAADCSYDLPRNLRAARSDLDLPAPPSYEDALKTAPQTSFARNAPISKSVMVPKHIAAEAASVALKKQRSNTSLQNVTEETHATDNSSVGTSRDSMDLPSPPMPNFPAPTLPKEVVAEISDGLYGKLKPIQPPQRLKRRKNYEEIQLRRALDTPSPVGGASLRPNVDSAELQQLNMEAAAAEREESMLLHKQILAAERRMPNPDRSDSWEYIADSVEESVCSTPEPVYANEDATYGRVFEMATSSKSAATQANRNYENTTISRPSTSRMQANNFGHTKTAEVEGAVGGCMAAPVEIIQEFDPLSSRKAATICNSDKSNQLLLLEHLLEEDIYGTVSGDQVKSDDDVSMCTSEEDNQTAVTGTTTAIVSQQPATVVLPTPSNKPTTTNSVRDSQIQIVHQNAQLLSESMENMLDDEEERVRPYLSRVEEQPASGSNVDLSRSGDNRTQWFVQDNNKENNEQQRRNPFNKLNIVGDGPPSYLEAIGADGRPPFTPNEQKSRASRFMNTVNVFSTNVKQRVGAITRKSSFKMAPKSDVKVTLQMVPRPTLSPMLVRYEGPLIRFPSGVVEDILKEMQNRKAILRDRQFQTFLDQEMKTPKETIPLDCITTLQCVSNSRVTDNSTHFYCFEITTAIPKNQSSSGNVQAMSNPNLVMTSTSSGNCKHQRVAHLYGVSKESERGIWMQKLLESLTNTIPPKYLCHYYRAGWCYLKNSITSEWSGTWLVLKKNQRRLIFVSEAAGNLEKMDLRKARCIVLKDSDETIRNLHVESGPTLMIDCPPFTVYMIMSSPRETKIWRHIIREVAHNNGFSLIDQQLTKFNVPVIVDKCINFVYIHGSMSEGIYRKSGSENSILKLLSAFRADAFNVEITRNEYNEHDVANVLKRFMRDLPERLMGKLSESFMCVTELTKASEKIQAYKELLARLSVIERETLKKIVGHLAFISSQKTKNKMSTKNLTMIWGPTLLQNHHQQEEMVYSQKEADVLTDLITLYKNLFPLTPEEMKKEQEMLMCLQKYYAAAETMADSVKKSGDLKMWVVLNAKPELTNEEKDQVNVTITPTRTAYDICRELAPKMHMSTHQVSLHEVILNDCLERPLHHDTKVFDVVLNWSYWPEDDRKNNYLVVKPIDTLREVQRAVKNLATVTPGKELKFADNRTKSFKSLLCELRDGKIVISKKDKNDKTTIVREIFLHSTTAYLGFEKKRDFPWSWAITFVERTQTQILRSRDSPFIGHVLAGSEWVDRTIWYSSIWYSLYGDNILPPAEIILK; encoded by the exons ATGGAACAGGAGGACTCTTGCCGACCCGTACCCGCGCCGCGTCGCCTCTACCCCGAGCTGCGCAAAACCGACTATGAAAACGTCACCGTCGAGTTGATTAATAAAAATCTCAACATCAATTCGGAAAACATACACACAGTCACAAATTGCACCGAAAAAGtgccaaataataaaatcttcTTCGGCACGCACTCGGATCAAGAAGATGCCGGCAGCGTCGGCACACGCAAGTCCATACTAACAGAAACAAATGACTTGTATGGACCCAATGCAAATGAGGAGGTCACGGCCGCACCCATCTATGCCACACCTACACCGGCGCCGCGGCCACGTAAACCCCAAAACACGGACTTCGAGAACGCCAACAGCATCTACGAGAATACAGCTTTACGCAGCCCCTCGCCAAAAACGCCGTCACTCTATCCACAACTGCCGCGCGCCACCGGCGCCATCAGCAAGGAAACTTCACCCAATACATCGACAGCATCATCGCCATCGAACAATCGCTCGGCGATGCGTAAAGCGCCCGATTTGCCGCCGAAGACTTACCTCAGCGTAGAACGGGAGCGCGCCAATCGCGCACAGCGCTATTCCATCGGCAGCGAAGTGTCCACCACGAGCAGTTACAATGTGACCATGGATGGTGGCGGCAGCGCTTTTGGTGAGCGCTCATTCAGCGGCAGCTACAAACAGAAATCGGCCTCCAATGCAACGCTGAATTCATCCTTGGACGGTTCGAATGAGAGCGGCGATAATGCGAAATTCAAATCACCTTCACCCGG TGAACTCTTGAAATCCATTGGTTCCACATCGAAACTACTCACCGAATCCATCGGCGAGCGTGTGGCGCTCAAAACTAAGGGCATAAAGAACAAGTTCGATAAGAATTTCAGCACGATCAGCAGTGAGACGGCACAACGTTTGCGTAGCGTCGGTAAAAACTTCAATACAAACTTCACGCTGACCAAAAAGGAGAAGGACAAAGAGAAGGAGAAGGCCACAGCGCAATTCCACACGGAACGTCCACAAACACTGCCACCCAACGATCAAGTCTTCGGCTCCATCTCCTTCACAAGCCCATTGAATCACAAAACCGACGGCGTTGAAGATCTGTCCGCCAGCGCCGCTGATTGCTCATATGATTTGCCGCGTAATTTAAGAGCGGCGCGCAGCGATTTGGATCTACCCGCGCCACCATCTTATGAAGACGCCCTCAAAACTGCGCCACAAACATCATTCGCACGTAACGCACCCATTAGTAAGTCGGTGATGGTGCCCAAACATATAGCCGCTGAGGCGGCCAGTGTGGCGCTGAAGAAGCAACGCAGCAATACGAGTCTGCAAAATGTCACAGAGGAGACACATGCAACGGACAACAGTTCAGTTGGCACTTCGCGCGACTCAATGGATTTACCATCGCCGCCAATGCCCAACTTTCCAGCGCCGACGTTGCCGAAAGAAGTGGTGGCCGAGATTTCGGATGGACTGTATGGCAAACTCAAGCCCATACAGCCACCACAACGGCTGAAGCGACGTAAGAATTATGAAGAAATACAACTGCGACGTGCGCTGGACACCCCATCACCGGTCGGTGGCGCCTCCTTACGTCCAAATGTTGATTCGGCTGAGCTGCAACAATTGAATATGGAAGCTGCAGCTGCGGAACGCGAAGAATCTATGTTGTTGCACAAACAGATACTTGCCGCCGAGCGGCGTATGCCGAATCCCGACCGCAGTGACTCTTGGGAGTATATCGCTGATAGTGTGGAGGAGAGCGTGTGCTCAACACCAGAGCCGGTATATGCCAACGAGGATGCCACCTATGGTAGGGTATTCGAAATGGCCACAAGCAGCAAATCAGCAGCGACACAAGCAAATAGAAACTACGAAAATACCACGATTAGCAGACCTTCGACATCGCGTATGCAGGCAAATAATTTTGGCCATACGAAAACTGCCGAGGTGGAAGGCGCAGTTGGCGGTTGTATGGCAGCACCTGTCGAAATTATACAAGAATTCGATCCGCTTTCCAGTCGCAAAGCCGCCACAATCTGCAACTCAGATAAAAGCAATCAGCTCTTGCTTTTGGAGCATCTGCTCGAGGAGGATATATACGGCACAGTTTCGGGAGATCAAGTGAAATCCGATGACGATGTTAGCATGTGTACATCAGAGGAAGACAATCAGACTGCGGTTACCGGCACCACAACGGCTATAGTGTCGCAGCAGCCAGCCACAGTGGTGCTGCCTACACCGAGCAACAAGCCCACCACCACAAACAGCGTCAGAGATTCTCAAATACAGATTGTGCATCAAAACGCACAGCTGCTCTCGGAGAGCATGGAAAACATGCTGGACGATGAGGAGGAACGCGTGCGACCCTACTTAAGCCGAGTTGAGGAACAACCCGCAAGCGGCAGTAACGTAGACTTATCCCGCAGTGGCGATAATCGCACACAATGGTTCGTGCAGGAcaacaataaagaaaacaatGAGCAGCAAAGACGTAATCCCTTCAACAAGCTGAATATCGTCGGCGATGGTCCACCATCCTATTTGGAAGCTATTGGCGCTGATGGCCGTCCACCATTCACGCCTAACGAACAAAAATCACGTGCGTCACGTTTCATGAACACCGTTAATGTATTCTCCACCAATGTTAAACAACGCGTCGGTGCGATCACGCGTAAGAGCAGTTTCAAAATGGCACCCAAATCGGATGTGAAGGTTACGCTACAGATGGTGCCACGTCCCACACTCTCGCCAATGCTCGTGCGTTACGAGGGACCGTTGATACGTTTTCCATCCGGTGTTGTAGAAGATATACTGAAAGAGATGCAAAATCGTAAGGCCATACTGCGCGATCGCCAATTTCAAACATTCCTCGATCAGGAGATGAAGACACCCAAAGAAACCATACCACTCGATTGCATTACGACTTTGCAGTGTGTAAGCAATAGTCGTGTAACTGATAATTCGACACATTTCTATTGCTTTGAAATTACCACAGCAATTCCGAAGAATCAATCGAGTTCGGGTAATGTGCAGGCAATGTCGAATCCGAATCTGGTTATGACGAGTACCTCGTCGGGCAACTGCAAGCATCAGCGTGTGGCACATCTGTATGGTGTGAGCAAGGAATCAGAGCG CGGCATTTGGATGCAAAAGTTGTTAGAAAGCCTAACCAATACCATACCACCGAAATATCTCTGCCATTACTATCGTGCCGGTTGGTGTTATCTGAAGAATTCGATAACCTCCGAGTGGAGCGGCACTTGGCTCGTGTTGAAGAAGAatcagagacgtttgatattcGTAAGTGAAGCTGCCGGAAATCTGGAGAAAATGGATCTACGCAAAGCGCGCTGCATAG TGCTCAAAGACAGCGATGAAACGATACGCAACTTACACGTCGAGTCTGGTCCGACGCTTATGATAGACTGTCCACCATTTACGGTATATATGATTATGTCCTCACCCCGCGAAACTAAAATTTGGCGTCACATCATCCGCGAAGTGGCACACAATAATGGCTTTTCGCTGATCGATCAACAATTAACTAAATTCAATGTTCCCGTTATTGTGGATAAATGCATCAATTTCGTTTATATACACGGTTCCATGTCGGAGGGTATTTATCGCAAATCCGGCTCCGAAAATTCCATATTAAAGCTATTATCTGCCTTCCGTGCCGACGCCTTCAATGTCGAGATCACACGAAACGAATATAACGAACACGATGTGGCTAACGTTTTGAAGCGTTTCATGCGCGATCTGCCTGAACGTTTGATGGGTAAACTCTCCGAGAGCTTTATGTGTGTGACTGAACTCACGAAAGCGTCCGAGAAGATACAAGCGTACAAAGAACTCTTGGCACGTCTGAGTGTGATCGAACGTGAGACTCTGAAGAAAATTGTCGGACATTTGGCATTTATAAGTTCAcagaaaacgaaaaacaagATGAGTACGAAAAATCTGACAATGATTTGGGGTCCTACGCTGTTACAAAATCAC CATCAGCAAGAGGAAATGGTTTACTCACAGAAGGAGGCTGATGTCTTGACTGATCTAATAacactttacaaaaatttatttcctttgaCGCCGGAGGAAATG AAAAAGGAGCAAGAAATGCTGATGTGCTTGCAGAAATACTATGCGGCCGCAGAAACGATGGCAGACTCTGTGAAAAAGTCAGGCGATTTGAAGATGTGGGTGGTTCTAAATGCCAAACCAGAGCTTACAAATGAG GAAAAGGATCAGGTCAATGTCACAATCACACCCACCCGCACCGCCTACGACATCTGCCGCGAGCTAGCGCCCAAAATGCATATGTCCACCCACCAAGTATCCCTGCACGAAGTCATTTTGAACGATTGTTTAGAGCGTCCGCTACACCATGACACAAAAGTATTCGACGTCGTGCTCAATTGGTCCTACTGGCCCGAGGATGATCGCAAAAACAATTATCTCGTTGTCAAGCCGATCGATACGCTGCGCGAAGTACAACGTGCCGTTAAAAATCTGGCAACCGTAACACCCGGCAAAGAACTGAAATTCGCCGATAATCGCACGAAGTCCTTCAAATCCTTGCTCTGCGAGTTACGCGACGGAAAAATTGTGATATcgaaaaaagacaaaaatgaCAAAACCACCATTGTGCGTGAGATCTTCTTGCACAGCACCACAGCGTATTTGGGCTTTGAGAAGAAACGCGACTTTCCGTGGAGCTGGGCCATCACTTTCGTCGAGCGCACGCAAACGCAGATTTTGAG ATCACGCGATTCACCCTTCATTGGTCATGTGTTAGCAGGCAGCGAGTGGGTCGACCGCACGATCTGGTACTCCAGCATTTGGTATAGCTTGTATGGCGACAATATACTGCCACCGGCGGAAATTATTCTCAAGTAG